ACAACTCGTTTATTGCCGGAGGGATTTATATGCCCCCGGCACCTGTTTTGAAAAAGGTAAGACAGGAAATTTATTATCACGTGGATGAATTTAAAAGTATTTTGGAAAATAAAGAAAGCAAAAAATATTTTAAAGAAATAAGTGGTGAAAAATTGGTCAGGCCACCCAAAGAATTTTCACCTGATTTCCCTGATATCGAATTATTGAAATTTAAATCATACGGATTGTTACACGAGGTAACGAATGAGCAATGTTTGTCAGCCGATTTTGCAGAATTTGTGCTGAAATTGTTTAATTTATTAAGCCCGATGGTTAAATTCCTGAATAGAGGTTTGGAAATGTAAGTGAAATAAAAAAATTAGTATTTCAGCTTCTGGTTGAGATACTAATTTTTTTATTTTACCCCTCTGTCAGTCTTTCGACTGACATCCCAGCCTGCGGCATGGCAGGTCCCCTGATATTCAGGGGAGAGTAGTAGGAAACCTCGTGGCTTGCCACGAGGAATTGTTTGATTAAATATCGATTCTCGCGTATTTTGCGTTATTTTCGATGAATTCCCGTCTGGGTGGCACTTCATCTCCCATTAACATCGAAAATACGCGGTCGGCCTCTGTGCCGCTATTAATTGTTACCTGACGAAGGGTTCTGAACTCAGGATCCATGGTCGTGCTCCAAAGTTGTTCAGCATTCATCTCTCCCAAGCCTTTGTATCGCTGAATATGAATACCTGTATCCTTTCCATTCACGGAAAGTTTTTGAACGAATAGGTCCCTCTCGTCTTCGGTCCAGCAATAAGCTTGTTCTTTTCCTTTCTTAATTAGGTATAGAGGAGGTGTTGCAATATATACATAACCTCTTTCAATCAGGTCGTGCATATAACGAAAGAAAAAGGTAAGTAATAATGTTGCAATATGACTTCCATCTACATCAGCATCAGTCATGATTATTACCTTATGGTAACGAAGTTTTGAGAGATTTAATGCTTTACTGTCTTCCTCTGTTCCAATAGTGATACCAAGGGCAGTAAACATATTTTTTATTTCCTCATTTTCAAATATTCGATATGGCATTGCTTTTTCAACATTGAGGATTTTTCCTCTTAAAGGAAGAATAGCCTGAAAAGCCCGGTCACGACCTTGTTTGGCAGTACCACCGGCCGAATCACCCTCAACTAAATAAATTTCGCACTTTTCAGGGTCCTTTTCAGAACAATCAGAAAGTTTTCCCGGCAATCCAGATCCTGTCAAAACATTTTTACGCTGAACCAATTCACGTGCCTTACGAGCAGCATGACGGGCCGTGGCAGCCAAAATAACTTTGTTTACGATAATTCTGGCTTCTTTGGGATGTTCTTCAAGGTAATTGTTGAGTGATTCACTTACCATCTGATCAACGCTACCCATAACATCCGAGTTACCCAGTTTGGTTTTAGTTTGACCCTCAAACTGAGGTTCGGCAACTTTTACGGAAATAATTGCGGTCAATCCTTCGCGGAAGTCGTCGCCATTAATGTCGAATTTTAATTTTGCCAGCATTCCTGATTTATCGGCATAACTTTTTAGTGTTCGGGTCAAACCCCTTCTGAATCCTGATAAATGGGTTCCACCTTCGTGAGTGTTAATGTTGTTTACGTAGGAATGAAGGTTCTCTGAAAATGAGGTATTGTACTGCATCGCAATTTCAACCGGAACGCCATTTTTCTCACCTTCGATATTAATAGGATCAGGCATCAGTTTTTCACGGGTTTCATCTAAGTATGCAATAAAATCAGCTAATCCTTTTTCCGAATAAAAGTTCGTTTTTGGATGGAAATTATTAGCTTCTTCGATTCTTTCGTCGGTAATTGAAAGCCGGATTCCTTTATTTAAAAATGCCAATTCCCGCAATCTGGTGCTGAGGATGTCTAATTCGTAAACACTTTCAGTGAAAATTGTCAGGTCAGGTTTAAACCAGATGGTAGTTCCGTTTTTGTCAGTCTCACCAATAACTTTTACATCTTCTTGTGGTTTGCCGATTTTATATTCCTGAAAAAATATTTTATTTTCACGGTATATTGTAGCTTTTAGATTTGCAGAGAGCGCATTAACACAAGATACACCAACACCGTGTAAACCACCGGATACCTTATAGGATCCTTTATCGAATTTGCCACCGGCATGTAAAACCGTCATTACAACTTCCAATGCCGAACGGTTTTCTTTTTCATGTAAGCCGGTAGGAATTCCACGTCCGTTATCTGAAACGCTAATAGAATTGTCTTTATGTATTAAAACATCAATTTGATCACAGTATCCTGCTAATGCTTCGTCGATCGAATTGTCAATTACTTCGTATACTAAATGGTGTAATCCACGCTTACTGGTATCGCCAATATACATCGATGGTCGCTTCCGAACAGCCTCGAGTCCTTCAAGTACCTGAATGTTATCGGCATTGTAGTTTGAATTTGCACTTTCCCTTTTTTCTTCCTCAGTCATAATCAAGCAGTTAAGTTGTTTTTCGTAAAGAAACAAATATACAAATAATTTAGCTATAAAAGCCTATGAAATTCAGGCAAAATAGCTGAGTTTTAAACATTTTTGGGTGAATAATTTGGCGGTATTCTGCTCGCAACTTCGGTCTCTGAAAGTTAGCGATAAAAAGATCTTAAAATGAGTAGCTTAATCCACCAAGAATACTAAATTTTTGAACCGGATAATTGTACCATTTCATGTAAGAGGTGTTACCGATATTATTGAAATCTGCAAAAATTGATAGGTTCTTATTATAGCGGTACTCAATCCCTAAGTTAACATCAACCCAACTTTTTATCAAGGGATAACGCACCAAAGGGATTGGGTTATTGAATTGATATTCGTAGATCCTTGAATAGCTTTTACCATAACTAACAATTTCTCCTCTGATAAAAATGATATCAAGAAGGGTAAATCGTGCAGAGAGGGTAATATCATATTCCGGCTTATGCCAAGGCTTAAATTCTTTATCCATGGTATAATCATAAAAATTAACCTTGAATAAAATTTTAATGGATTCTTTGGATTGAAAACTGAAAGTAGCCCGGCCATGTAATAAGTTGACGTCATCACAAATGACTTCAAATGAGTTGAAATATTGAGTTGAACTATCGTTCAGAAAAAAGGGCATGTTCTTTATAGATGAGTTCGATAATGTAATATCAAAATCAAATCCTTGTATAATCCTTCCTTTTATCTGACCAAATACCTCAAATTTGTTGTTTTGGTAGGTTTGAGGGATTACAGAATTTATGAAAGGATTCATGTTGCGTAACAAATTAAAACTGTTTTTAGAGAACCCCCCTGTAATACCTACACTCGCGATAAGTGATTTTGGGATAATCTCCACACCGGCCTTAATTTCAGGGTAGAAATGAAAAGTTGATGTGCTGTCAATTTCGGCCATTGCATTTATTCCTGCATAAAACTGATATTGTTCGAGCTTAGTTTCCAGATATGGTTTAATATTGATTAAAAATTTAGTTTCAGAATTTAATGTGTCTGCATAATTGTAATAATCAGCATTAATAACCAATCCTA
This genomic window from Bacteroidota bacterium contains:
- the gyrB gene encoding DNA topoisomerase (ATP-hydrolyzing) subunit B, which gives rise to MTEEEKRESANSNYNADNIQVLEGLEAVRKRPSMYIGDTSKRGLHHLVYEVIDNSIDEALAGYCDQIDVLIHKDNSISVSDNGRGIPTGLHEKENRSALEVVMTVLHAGGKFDKGSYKVSGGLHGVGVSCVNALSANLKATIYRENKIFFQEYKIGKPQEDVKVIGETDKNGTTIWFKPDLTIFTESVYELDILSTRLRELAFLNKGIRLSITDERIEEANNFHPKTNFYSEKGLADFIAYLDETREKLMPDPINIEGEKNGVPVEIAMQYNTSFSENLHSYVNNINTHEGGTHLSGFRRGLTRTLKSYADKSGMLAKLKFDINGDDFREGLTAIISVKVAEPQFEGQTKTKLGNSDVMGSVDQMVSESLNNYLEEHPKEARIIVNKVILAATARHAARKARELVQRKNVLTGSGLPGKLSDCSEKDPEKCEIYLVEGDSAGGTAKQGRDRAFQAILPLRGKILNVEKAMPYRIFENEEIKNMFTALGITIGTEEDSKALNLSKLRYHKVIIMTDADVDGSHIATLLLTFFFRYMHDLIERGYVYIATPPLYLIKKGKEQAYCWTEDERDLFVQKLSVNGKDTGIHIQRYKGLGEMNAEQLWSTTMDPEFRTLRQVTINSGTEADRVFSMLMGDEVPPRREFIENNAKYARIDI
- a CDS encoding DUF2461 domain-containing protein encodes the protein NSFIAGGIYMPPAPVLKKVRQEIYYHVDEFKSILENKESKKYFKEISGEKLVRPPKEFSPDFPDIELLKFKSYGLLHEVTNEQCLSADFAEFVLKLFNLLSPMVKFLNRGLEM